Sequence from the Castanea sativa cultivar Marrone di Chiusa Pesio chromosome 12, ASM4071231v1 genome:
CCCAACGCATTGATCAAGTTAATCTCAAGCGAGAGAAGGATTAGCACAAAGGGAAGGATGTGATTGAGGAAGGAAAAGACCTCCTTCCTAATGATGTGGAGCCTGAAAAAGGAGTCAAACAGGCTCGCATAATATAGTCGAGGTCAGAAAGAAGAATGACGACCCAGGCGCCTATGTCTGCCCCAATTTGGGCCCCACCAATGACTATGGATGATCATGCGGTTATCGTCGATACTTCCATTAGGGGTTCCGACGTAGGAACAGCTGCCTATGTGGCAGATGCGCTTGAACAAGCTCTTTTACTGCTCGAGGACATGTACAAGCTAAGGCAGATGAGAGATCAAAATGTCTTTATGACATTAAAAAAGGAGCTTGCCATGGTAAGGTCCTATCTACCTATTAATCATTTCACCTCCCTTTTATACTTAGGTTTTTTACTTTGAATATATTTCTGTGTTCCACCTTGTCATTGTCCATAGGCTATCCAATCTGCTCATAAAGCTGAGGAGATTATCATTAGCACTTACAAAGCCtttaaagataaggaagcaGGGCGCAACAATATCCAGGAGACCCTTGAGCTAAAGGACAAGAAGCTACAAAAGGTCACTACCCAATTAAACAAGGCAAAAAGTGAATGGAAGAGTGCAGATGCAGCCTTAAAGATGACTAAGAAACAGGCCGAAGCCCAACATCAGCAACTTCGCCAGGCCAACGAGGAAAATATCGCGGCGAAGAAACAAATAGAGGCCTTAAAGAAAAGCCTAAAGAATTTTGAGAAGGCTAGGGAGGAGGCCAACAAAGCTAAGGAAGAAGTTGTAAGAGCCAAAGAGGAAGCTGAAAAAGCAAAAGACTAAGTACAACAAGAAGGGTACGAGGTCAGAGTGGCGGAGACTACAAAAAACTTTAGATCACAAGTCTCAGAGGtgtgtaggcattactgcctccaagtgtggaccAAGGCACTTACTCGAACTGGGATTGATGCCTCTTCTGCCCTTTGGAGGACAGAAAATGTTTACTACCCCCCAGCCACCCAAGCCTCTGCCCCATCCACCACCAAGGTTGATGATGTCACCAAAGGAGCAAACACCGCTAAGGACAGCTCTTCCAAGGTTCCTCCCTCTTATGGGCATCCGTCCGAGGAGGTTAAACAATCTATAACCACAGTACATCCCACGGAAGGAATAACAGAAGGGGTGACTCACGAAATTGCTCAGATTTCCAATGCCCCCAAAGAATCCACCAAAGAGAAAAGGGATACCAAGACAATGGAACTTATCTTGGTGACAATTCCTATTACCATTGAGGAGGATCCAAAGGGCGAAGGGATTGCTCCTGACTCTTCAGTCCTAATCCAACCTCCAAAGGATCCTAAGGGTAATTTGAAGATAAAACTGAAGTCATGATCCATCTTGGTCCCTCCCTCCTTTTAACTCAGTTTTCCTTTTGTTTGATGTAGCTTGATATTCTGTAAACAAATTGTCTTTCCAAAGAACTTCAAATTAATGAAAATGTCAAGTTGTTTCCTTTACGTATTgatacttatatattttttctttgttattattttataaggCAAGGCATGAACCAGACAACAAATATGTTTAAcatacttgcaaatgctttaagtgatgctcatgaactCTCATGTATTCATTGCTTTTTCAAAATGGCAAAATAGATTGTCCGAGGATGCGACATAATTAagattctaattaaaatttaacaacATATCAACGTATACAAggaatgtggtccgaggagccagacatgacgaAATTTCAATCCGATATTTAGAAGAATgaactaaagtgttaatttccctaaaggaAATGATTCGAGGACcctatttaataaaatatcaatttatacaagatatgtggtccgaggagccaagcataacCAAGTCTTAGTTCAATACTCAGAAACATGAACTGaagtattaatttccccaaagtaaatgatctgaggaccagacattACTAAGGTtatgttcaacacttaataaaatatcaatttatacaaggtatgtggtctgaggagccaagcataaccaagtttcaatttgatacttagaaacatgaactaaagtgttaattttcctaaaatagatgatccgaggaccagacataactatggtaataaaatatcaatttatacaaggtatgtggtccaaggagctaggcataaccaagttttagtttgatacttagaaacatgaactgaagtgttaatttctccaaagtagatgatccgaggactagacataaccaagtttcagtttgatacttagaaacatgaactaaagtgttaattttcctaaaataaatgatccgaggaccagacataactaaggtaataaaatatcaatttataaaagatatgtggtccaaggagctaggcataaccaagtttcagtttgatacttagaaacatgaactaaagtgttaatttctccaaagtagatgatccgaggactagacataactaaggttctgttcaacacttaataaaatatcaatttatacaaggtatgtggtctgaggagccaggcataaccAACATAATACAGTATTAACAGAAATAAGATGGCAGaaatgcctttcattaataataataccttcgtaggttatttacattccagggacgtggTACAACATGTTCATCTAGAACTTCAAGATAATAAGCCCCTATGCCAGCAACTGAAGTAATACAATAAGGTCTTTCCTAGTTAGGTCCCAGTTTttcccatgctgggttctttgcaGTACCCAAAACCTTCCTCAATACCAAATCTCTAGGTGCAAGTGGCTGTAGCTTCACATGGGAATCATACTCCtgcttgagtttgtgttgatagTAAGCTAGCTAAACCATGGCATTCTCTCGCCATTCCTCAACTAGGTCTAAgcttttttccaataaattgGCATTACTGCTTGGGATGAAAGAGCTTGTCCTTAGTGTTGGAAACCCAAATTCCAGAGAGATTACAGCCTCGGCTCTATAAGTCATAGAGAGGGGTGTCTTTCCTATGGATCTTCGAGCGTaattcgatacgtccacaaaaaATGTGGCAATTCTTTCACCCACCTCCCCTTAGCATCATCCAGTCTTTTCTTGAATCCATTAACTATAACTTTATTGACCGCCTTGGCTTGCCCATTCCTTTGCGGATatgctggagtggaatatctatgcgtgatgcctagatcacaacaatatcttctaaaggccttactatcaaattgtaggccgttatctgaaataaaagtatgagggattccaaacctagtgacaatgtttttccagacaaacttcttcacatccacatccctaatgtttgacaatggctcagcttcaacccacttagtgaaataatttattCCAATGAGCAACCACCTCTTATTCCCTATTGCTTTTGGGAaaggccctacaatgtccagaCCCCATCGAGCAAAAGGCCTAGGACAAGAAAGAGGATTAACGACACTCTCTGGTTGatggatgttgggagcaaatctctgacattggtcacacttttttGCATAATCATGTGCCTCCCTCTACATATTGGGCCATCGATACCCTTGTGTAAGAGCTCTATGAGATAGagaccttcctcctgtgtgacttccgcaaatcccttcatgcaactcttccaaaagtaattCCGTTGCTTCAGGGTGTAAACACAGCAAATACGGTTATGAAAAAAAGcatttgtacaatttctgatcctcggacagccagaacCGAGATGTTTTTCTGCGTACTTTATTTGCTTCAGACTTCTCTTTAGgcaatatatcatttttaaggaATGACACTATAGGATCTATCTAACTAGGTcccaccctaatttgatgaattcgaATGGTGTCACTACTCGTTCCAACGGGTTTGCACAAATCTTCAATGTGGATGACCCGAGGTAGGCCTTGTGCCGAGGATGTGGCAAGGATGGCTAGGGAGTCAGCATGGGTATTCATACTCCTGGAGATATTTGACAAGGCAAAAGATTCAAACTTTGATTGTAAATACCTGGCCCAGGTTAGATACTCTTGCATTCtcggatctctagcctccaacTTTCCTTCCACTTGGCCCACCACTAATTGTGAATCGAAGAATATTTGCACCATTTTTTAacccattttctgaaccatatccaTTCTTACCAGTAAAACTTCATATTCTGTCTCATTATTGGTGGCTGAGAACCCCAGTCTTAAAGATTTCTCAAAGGTCATTCCCTCAGGAGACACCAAAACAAGCCCCACACCAGATCCCCTCTAATTCGCTACTCCGTCGACAAATACTTTCCATATCAGAGGTTCCTTGCTcaagatcatgccaactgatttttcatctatGTCCAACCTCTTAACATTCTCCTCTAATGAGGGTTCAGCAAATTCTGCCACCAGATCAACAAGAACTTGACCCTTCACAGAGGTGcaaggcatatatttgatatcaaaagcccccaaaatggtaccccatttggcaatccttccaGTATAGTCAACACTCCGAAGTATAGACTTAAGAGGAAgttgagattggaagtaatgaggaagcttaCATGTAGCATGCATCACTGCTAGGATCGCTTTCTCCAACGGTAAATAATGCACCTCAGCCTCATGTAAAGATTTGCTCACGCAATAAACTGACCTCTACACACCATTATCAACTCGTATCAGAACCAAACTAACAGCATGATTAGCCAcagcaatatatgcaaacagaacttCATTAacttcaggccgagacataatgagTGGTCgcgaaagatattccttaagttgctgaaaagctaaagcgtactcctcggtccattcaaatcccttccacttattcaacaactggaagaaaggtcgACATCTATCGGTAGACTGAGAAATAAACCGATTGAGGGCAGCTAATATCCCTGCCAACTTCtgaacctctttaggattcTGAGGTGGCTGCAAGCTAttaatagccttgacctgcgcaggattaacttcaattcccgaTGAGTTACCATGTAACCCAGAAATTTACCtaatcccacaccaaaagaacactttgaagTATTAAGGCgtaacttgtactttcttagcattTGGAAGGTGTCATTTAGGTCTTCCACATGCTTAGAAAccatcttactcttcaccaccatatcatccacataaacttcaatagtttttcccagctatgattcaaacattctggtcatcatcctttgataggtagcgcctgtgtttttcaaaccaaaaggcattaccttataatgataattccctgtaggagtgacaaaggCAGTCATCTCCTGATCATCCgaagccaaaggtatttggtaataaccttgaaaagcatctaaaaaacttattcgaggatgcccaacagtagcatccaccaactgatctatacgaggcattgggaaagaatctttaggacaaaccttgttcaaatctgtgaagtctacgcaTACTCTCCcctttctattctttttcttcactacTAGTGTATGAGCCAACCACTCAAGATAGAATACCTCCTTGATAGTGCCAGCCTTTTTGAGCTTAATTACCTCTTCTTTAACGGCCTCGGAATGCTCCTTAGATAAGCAccgaggtggttgcttcctCGGCACCACAGCCGGATTGACATttagatgatgacaaatgaaactcggatcCACCCTaggggcctcataagcattccatgcaaacacatcaacattctttttcaaaaatttaaccAGTTCCTCCTTCTCCTGAGGTGGCAACTGAACTCCTacctgaaagaatttttcagGATCATTACCTATAACAACTTCCTCTAACCCCTCACACGCGGGGTCTTCCACTGTTGCCAACATGGGCATGGTAGGAATCATTGATTGCTATGAGCCTCCCTCAGTAGAGGTCGAGGACTCCAACCCAGGCTGATGCAGAATTGCAGCTACCATGCATTGTCTGGCGACAGACAGACTCCCAACTAGTTCCTCAATTTGATCTCCAGATGGAAACTTCACTTTGACATGTAAGGTTGAGGAAATAGCACCTAGAGCATGCAGCTAGGGTCTTGCCACAATGACTGTGTAAGGAGAATAAGCATCCACCACAATGAAATTCACTTCTACCATTTCCAGACCTGATTGCACAAGTAACCTAATTTGCCCCTTTGATATGACAACCTTCCCCTCAAAACTTATCAGTGGCGAATCATAAGCAGTAAGGTCCTCAAGTTTTAAACTTAGCCCCTTGAACAAGTCAGGGTATATaatatctgcaccactacccTAGTCAACCATCACCCTTTTTCACGTCGTAGCCTCCTATCCTTAACGTAACTACCAAAGTATCATCATGCGGTTGAATAGTCCCAATCTTATCTTCTTCTGAGAAACCTAAAATTGGTGGGACATTccccttaatcctcttcggctcaGAACTAGACTCTTCGACAAGGGTTCGCACTACGGACATCACCCTGGAAGGACGAGAACCAGTTCTCCCAAGAGTAGCaaagataacattgattgtacTCAAAGGAGGCCTTGAAGAGGTGTTGCCCTGATTTACCGAACCTGAATGGTCTCCCTGCCCATTAGGCCAATACAAAAATTGCTTTAaccttccctccttaaccaactactccaaatgattccacagagtcCTACAATCCTTAGTGGTATGACACATTTCGCgatgataatggcaatggagattttgattaCACCTCAtggggtcccctgccatcttgttGGGCCATTTGAAATATGGTTCATTCTGGATTTTCTCCAACACCTGATGCATTGGTTCCAGAAACACAGTACTAACCACCTAAGGAGTGGTTGGACCTGATTGCCCGGCAAAATCTCTTCGGggcctgttgttgttgtatctgtccgacctaaaatccctcctctcatgagggataaccttcgcatTTTCCTTACCTtcttgttgatcttcctcaacccgcCTATACtcatcaatgcgatccatgagccaATGTATGCTCCTTACcggttttttggtcaaagatttccttaagtcgtgCTCAGTAGGAAGGCcaaccttgaaagtccttatcGTTATAACGTCCAAATCACCAtcgatctcattaaacatctcctaaTACCTGTCAGAGTATGTTTTTAGGGTATCCCCTTCTCTCATGGCCATAGACAATAATGAATCCAATGGCCAAGGAATTCTACTACATGTAATGAAGTGAGACCCAAATGTCCTGGTAaattccatgaaagaatcgatGGAACTTGCCCTTaagccattaaaccacctcatcgccaTAGGTCCtaagctagaggggaagactttgcacattaaagtttcattcttagaaTGCACCACCATCCtttgattgaaatgactcacatgctctaCAAGGTCCGTACgaccattataaatggtgaaattTGGTTGGGTAAACCACCGTGGAAGCTTCCCCTCCTCCACCCTACTTGTGAAAGGTGACTTGAAAATTTGGTGCAATGCCCTATTCATAgtgtcatttcctaagcccctggaAGAAGGCTTCCTGTCCTCACGACCAAGAAGATAATCCTCCTCATAGGAAAAATACTCACTAGAAGGAATTCTTGACCTTACCTTGGGAATCTTCAAAAGAAGAGTCAGAAAGAGAAGGAGTTCGCCTTCGCCTCTCGCGGCACAACTTCTTCTTCAGGTGGTCAATCTTTcgctgcatggccttagcattttcctcataAGGAATTCTACTTCCCCCTCAAGAATGACTCCTACCAGTGTGCGTCGTGTGCACACTGCCTTCCGATCTCTTTCTTGCTCAAGATGTAAGAAGTGATCCTAACGCTGAGATTCTATAGACTTTGCATGGTGTGGACCTAAACCTACCATAATGCTACACCGCCTAAAATACAAGACTTTCCATAGATGGCGtcaattgtaaggtcacaattcgcACCCAAACCCACTAGGAATAGGGatataggcccaaaaagcccaatacaatgaaatttgtagagagtgggcgtgaaatctaggttctagtaatgttggataacaaaaataatgGGCTAGATTACCACATCATGTACAATGAACTGTTTAAGTGACAGAATCTCTCCTTAAACCCAAGCCGAGAATGATTTATATTATATCTCACCGTTCCAAAGATAGGTTACAATTGTGGATACCAAAGTGTATATAGTGCTTTCTCTCCTGTTTTTCCGGATCACCCTTCTGAACGTCTCCATTTCCTTTTATGTCATCCTCCCTCTTCTCCCCttcttccacgtatggattaGATTACagatttagatacttgtctcatccaccaccccTGAAGTCTTTAGAGGCAGTTGTAAGGTTGAACCTTGAtactcaggcatcacttccccattaatgcggccaaagaagtagttgcagagcattcaatgcggtaataacagctttatcttagatatttcaccgtctttcttcttatcttctacaTCTACCATGTTCACCCTTACCTATAGGATTTTCTAGAGTATTGTCTGTGGACGTTAACCAGCCCTTCTCCTACCTCGACTTTACATAGCCGAGGACATACTCTTCCTTAGACCACCCTCTAGGGTATGCTTGATCAAatatcacttctttacctaTTAGTATTACTTcgtggtttgaaatttttatatcctcggaccattcagtGTCCTTGAATTGAGCCTTTAGCTCAACAAATACTCTTGGGTCAACCCAACACATACTCttgggcccattgaccctacaaatacatttaaaattaaacacaatttttatcataaaatctagataattagtcaaattattttttttaagtaaatgtGATTAGTCACTTTTAAAATTCCTACCAAATCTAATACtacatatgatcattttttcataatttttaataagatagaacgtgtggtgatttttgttatgtgatgatttttattttatttattttttgagaaacatatgatgatttttattgagtacaTGTgattgctttttaaaaaaaaattataattcataaatattagattcttagtctttcgcactcattaactcacctaaaacaaagattaaaaaacttaagtagacacCTGGTACAAgtttaagtggataattatggtgtaatttccacataaatttagatacattgcacaaaattggattatgatttcaaattctaattcaattttttctaagctttacctattaatatatatatatatatagatgacttataaatttgaattttttttagttatatgtttatgttttttatggtttattatattaaactcctcattttctacattaaattaactaatttggcatAAAACTTTAAAAGTTTAGATAAGatgggacacatggcgcaaaattaagctttaattggaattcaatttttacactaaattaactcacttggcacaaaattctaaaatttagattagatgagacacatggcgcaaaattagactctaactgaattcaaatttgaaatttaattgaattttctctctgctttacttattattattattattattattattattattattgtaagtggaagggatttgagtggaccgaggagtgtgcttcggcttttcaacaacttaaggaatatctttcgcGACCACCCATTATATCTCAgccagaaattgatgaagttctgttcGCATATATTGCAGTGGCTAATCATGCCGTTAGTTTGGTTCTCATACGGGATGATAATGATGTGCAGATGCCAGTTTATTACATCAGCAAGTCTCtacatgaggccgaggtgcattATTTACCGTTGGAAAAAGCGATCCTAGCAGTATTGCATGCTACGCGTaggcttccccattactttcaatctcatacagttgttgttttgaCTCACTCCCTCTTAAGTCTATACTTCAAAGTGCTGACTACAcgggaaggattgccaaatggggtaccATTATAGGAgtttttgatatcaaatatatgtctTGCACCTCTGTAAAGGGACAGGTCCTTGCAGATCTGGTGGCAGAATTTGttgagccctcattagaagagaatgtTAAGGGATTGgaaatggatgaaaaatcagttagCATGATCTCGTGTAAAGAACCTTCAATGTGGAAAGAGTATGTTGACGGAGCAGCGAATCAAGGAGGATCTGGGGTTGGGCTAGTTTTGGTGTCCCCTGAGGGAGTTACTcttgagaaatccttgagacTAGGGTTCTCGACTACCAACAATGAAGCAGAATATGAAGCTTTACTGGTAGGGATGGACATGGTttagaaaatgggaggaaaaacaaagaaaaaaagactgtatacatcatataaaaaattctttgtgTGTAATGTCGTGGTCGAGCCCATCATTTTTAGTTATCTAACATCACTAGATTCTAGATTTctagcccactctctataaatttcattgtattgggctttttgggcctatcccctTCACACATCTCTGCTAATAGGGATGATGACTTTTGAACTGCCCATTGCGCTTTCCTGACGTTTCGACATGCGAAGCGTCCCCAAATTAAATTTTGACGTCTCTCTGTCCCTCACGCTTAGTGACATGACGCGCATCCAACAGTTGAGGATTACATTGGGACATAGGCGGGAAATTTCCCGCTTCATAACTCCCACTGATATAAATACTAACAATTTAAACCCTCTTACACTCTACAACACTCATAAAACGTATCTTCCAACCTTTGCGATCTACACGCGTCCTCACATTTATCAAGAATTAAGTCGAGGCGACTTTGTCATTCTTGAAGTAAGTTCTCCTAGACTCCCTCTttcattattttcctttttccttttcttctctcttctcttgtGCTTCTTTCTCCTCAGCTCACCCATCTTCTAGTTTCTTTCACCATACCCATTCCCTACTCCcacaaatgggtagatttacaTCCCTAGTAAATTCAgatgaaaaaatagaacaatttaaggCTAAGTATAGAATTCCACCGAGGGTTTCTGTTACATACTGTACGGAAGGGGAGTGGCATGAAAAAAGACAAACGGGAGAGGTGGCAATCCCGATGATAGCGTTTATAGAAGGAGGGATGAAAATCCCAATAAGGTCCAttactagggattatcttagggctttttgA
This genomic interval carries:
- the LOC142620196 gene encoding uncharacterized protein LOC142620196, with amino-acid sequence MFNEIDGDLDVITIRTFKVGLPTEHDLRKSLTKKPVRSIHWLMDRIDEYRRVEEDQQEGKENAKGDHSGSVNQGNTSSRPPLSTINVIFATLGRTGSRPSRVMSVVRTLVEESSSEPKRIKGNVPPILGFSEEDKIGTIQPHDDTLVVTLRIGGYDVKKGDG